The following proteins are encoded in a genomic region of Pyrus communis chromosome 11, drPyrComm1.1, whole genome shotgun sequence:
- the LOC137707928 gene encoding V-type proton ATPase subunit C-like, producing the protein MASRYWVVSLPAQNSASSLWNRLQEQISKHSFDTPLYRFNIPNLRVGTLDSLLSLSDDLLKSNNFVEGVSHKIRRQIEELERVSGVESSALTVDGVPVDSYLTRFVWDEAKYPTMSPLKEIVDSIHGQVAKIEDDLKVRVAEYNNVRSQLNAINRKQSGSLAVRDLSGLVKPEDIIISEHLVTLLAIVPKYSQKDWLSSYETLTNYVVPRSSKKLFEDNEYALYTVTLFNRVADNFRTSAREKGFQIRDFEYSSEAQESRKQELEKLVQDQENLRGSLLQWCYTSYGEVFSSWMHFCAVRVFTESILRYGLPPNFLACVLAPPTKAEKKVRSILEGLCDSGNSTFWKTDDEVGGGVPGLAGDVDAHPYVSFTINLV; encoded by the exons ATGGCGAGCAGGTATTGGGTGGTGTCTCTGCCGGCTCAAAACTCGGCGTCGTCTCTATGGAACCGTCTGCAGGAACAAATCTCCAAGCACTCCTTCGACACTCCCCTCTACAGA TTCAATATTCCCAATCTCCGTGTTGGAACCCTGGATTCTCTTCTCTCCCTCAGCGACGATCTCTTAAAG TCCAACAACTTTGTAGAGGGTGTTTCTCATAAGATCAGGCGCCAGATTGAGGAGCTCGAGAGGGTTTCAGGGGTGGAGAGTAGCGCTCTGACTGTCGATGGAGTCCCTGTCGATTCATACCTCACCAG GTTCGTTTGGGATGAAGCCAAGTACCCTACAATGTCGCCTTTGAAGGAGATTGTAGACAGCATTCATGGTCAAGTTGCAAAGATTGAGGATGATCTCAAG GTTCGAGTAGCCGAGTATAATAATGTCCGCAGTCAATTGAACGCTATCAATCGAAAGCAGAGTGGCAG TTTAGCAGTCCGTGATCTTTCTGGTTTAGTGAAACCAGAGGACATCATTATTTCAGAACATCTAGTGACTCTCCTTGCAATTGTTCCCAAGTACTCTCAGAAGGACTGGCTATCAAGCTATGAGACCCTGACTAACTATGTG GTTCCAAGGTCATCCAAGAAGttatttgaagataatgaatATGCTCTTTACACTGTAACACTGTTTAATCGGGTCGCAGATAACTTTAGAACAAGTGCTCGTGAAAAGGGGTTCCAG ATTCGTGATTTTGAATACAGTTCTGAAGCACAAGAAAGTCGAAAGCAGGAGTTAGAAAAATTGGTGCAAGACCAAGAAAATTTAAGAGGCTCCCTTTTGCAGTGGTGCTATACCAGTTATGGGGAG GTTTTCAGCTCCTGGATGCATTTTTGTGCCGTACGTGTCTTTACAGAGAGCATTTTGAGATATGGTTTACCACCAAATTTCTTG GCATGTGTATTAGCCCCTCCTACAAAAGCTGAGAAGAAAGTGCGTTCAATCCTTGAAGGGTTGTGTGACAGTGGCAACAG CACCTTCTGGAAAACCGATGATGAAGTCGGCGGAGGGGTGCCTGGTCTAGCAGGTGATGTGGATGCACATCCATATGTTTCGTTCACGATCAATCTTGTTTGA